Within Cellulophaga sp. L1A9, the genomic segment CTTCTGGTTATGGCGTTTGGAAAACTGAAAATGCAGGTAAAACATGGACGTCCGTAGGACTTGATAAAAGTAGACACGTGCCTAGACTTCGGGTGCATCCAACAAATTCTGATATTGTTTATGCTGCCGTATTAGGAAATATTTATAAACCTACACAAGAACGTGGTATTTATAAAAGTACAGATGGGGGTAAAAATTGGAAAAAGACACTTTTCGTAAATGATCAGGCTGGTGCTGTAGATTTGGTTTTTGATCCTAATAATCCTAGAATTTTATATGCATCTACGTGGCGCGCAGAACGTACGCCCTATAGTTTAAGTAGTGGAGGTGATGGTTCTGCCTTGTGGAAAAGTACAGATAGTGGTGATACATGGTCGGAAATTTCTAAAAACGAAGGTTTCCCAAAAGATACTGTAGGGATTATTGGGGTAACTGTTTCTCCAAAAAATTCTGATCGCGTTTGGGTAATTGTAGAAAACAAAGAAAAAGGAGGCTTGTACCGCAGTGATGACGGAGGTAAAAAATGGACGCAAGTAAACGATGAGCGTAAATTGCGTCAGCGTGCTTGGTACTATACGCGTATTTATGCCGATACCGAAGATGAAGATGTGGTGTATGTACTGAATGTAAACTATCATAAGTCTAGTGATGGTGGTAAAACATTTTCAACCTTTAATGCTCCTCACGGAGATCATCATGATCTTTGGATTGCTCCAGAAAATGCTAACCGAATGATTATTGGCGATGATGGTGGTGCACAAATATCATATGATGGTGGCGAAACATGGAGTACGTATTACAACCAACCCACCGCACAATTTTACAGGGTGACTACAGATAATTCATTTCCGTATCGTATTTATGCAGCGCAGCAAGATAATTCTACCATTCGCATCAATCACAGAAGTGACGGACGCAGTATTGATGAAAATGATTGGGAAGAAACAGCTGGGGGAGAATCTGCATGGATTGCTGTAGATCCTAAAAATGATGATATCGTATATGGCGGTAGTTATGATGGTTTTCTAACACGCGTAAACCATAAAACAAAAACGGTTCGCGGAATTAACGTATGGCCAGATAATCCTATGGGAGCTGGTGCAGAAGCCATGAAATATCGTTTTCAATGGAATTTTCCAATTATTTTCAGTAAACATAATCCGAAGAAATTATATACATTTTCTAACCATGTGCATGTATCAGAAAATGAAGGGCAAAGCTGGACACTTTTAAGTGAAGATTTAACTAGAAATGATCCTACAAAACTAGGTTCTAGTGGTGGACCCATAACACAAGATAATACAAGTGTAGAATATTACTGTACCATTTTTGCAGCGAATGAGAGTCCGCTAAAAGAAGGCTTGCTTTGGGTAGGTAGTGATGATGGCTTGGTTCATGTCACCAAAGATGGTGGTGCCTCTTGGAGCAATGTAACGCCTACGAATATGCCAGAATGGGCTATGATCAATAGTATTGAGCCTTCGGCTTTTGATGCAGGAACATGCTATGTTGCTGCAACACGTTATAAATTAGGAGATTTTGAGCCTTACTTATATAAAACGACAGATTATGGTAAAACGTGGAGTAAAATTACCAATGGTATTTCTAAGGAACACTTTACTAGAGTAGTGCGTGAAGATCCTAAAAGAAAAGGGTTACTCTATGCTGGTACTGAAACAGGAATGTATATTTCTTTTGATGACGGAGCAAACTGGAATCCGTTTCAAATGAACTTGCCTATTGTACCTATTACAGATTTAGCGATCAAGGATGATAATTTAATTGTGGCCACACAGGGTAGAAGTTTATGGATGATTGATGATCTAACAGTGTTGCATCAACTCAATACTTCTGATAAAGATAAAGCGACTATTTTATTTCAGCCTAAAGACAGTTACAGAACTAAAGGACGGGCAAGTAAAAAACCGTCTAAAACAGCTGGTCAAAACCATCCTAACGGAGTGGTTACCCATTTCTATTTGAATACAGTAAATGAAAAAGACAGTATCGCCTTAACGTATTTAAGTATGAAAGGAGATACACTAGCTTCTTTTTCAAATACAGCGAAGGATAAAGACAAGAAATTAGAACTTAAAAAAGGGGGCAATACCCATGTTTGGGATACCCGTGGTAAAGGTGCTAAAAAGTTAGATGGGATGATTTTATGGTGGGCAAATTTAGAAGGAGCAAAAGCAGTTCCTGGAGCGTACCAAGTGAGTTTGTCGGTGAATGGAAAAAGTAGCACTGAAGCATTTAAAATTTTACCAGATCCTAGAGCAGAGGCTTCCGTGGTAGCTATGCAAAAGCAATTTGATTATATCACCGATATTAATACGACCATTGATAAAGCGCATACCTCTATTGAGAAAATCAGAAATATTACCAAGCAACTAGATGCTTTTTCAAAGCAATATAAAGGCAATGAACAAACGAAGGTTTTATTGGAGAAAGCAAAAGCAATGAAAGAGAAGTTTGGCGCCGTAGAGAAGGCTTTGTATCAAACACAAAATAGAAGCGGACAAGATCCTTTAAATTTCCCGATTAAATTAACAAATAAGCTCGGGCATTTAAATAGTTTGGTGGCTATTGATGATTTTCCGCCTACCGCACAAGATATTGTAGTTAAAAATGAATTGACAGCTGAAATAAATGCACAATTAAGTACTTTTGATGCGCTGATTAGTAAGGAGATTAAAGGTTTTAATGAAGAATTCAATCAGCTAAAACTTAATTACTTATTTGTAGAGGAATAATGACAGAACTATACGGGTATATAAAAGCATTGCATTTAATTTTTGTAATCACTTGGTTTGCGGGCCTTTTCTATGTTCCACGACTATTTATAAACCATATAGAAGCGGCATTAAGACCGTCTCCAGAAAAAGAGATCTTAACAAAAGAATTTAAATTAATGACCAAAAGGCTATGGTATATCATTACCTGGCCTTCGGCCATTTTAGCCATATTATTCGCGGTTTGGTTGCTAATACTATTTCCTGCTTGGTTGCAACAACCATGGATGCATGTAAAATTAGGATTTGTTGTGCTGCTAATTTTTTATCACCTTAAAAACCACCAGATATTTAAGCAATTGCAGCGCGATGAAATAAAGTATACGTCTAAATTTATGCGTATTTGGAATGAAGGTGCTACTATTATTTTATTTGCCATAGTTTTTTTAGTGGTATTAAAAAGTACTATTAGCTGGGTTTATGGCGTTGTAGGGATCATAGCTTTAGGGGTATTACTTATGTTAGGCATTAAACTTTACAAACGTATCCGCGATAAAAACCCCAATGCTTAGTAGTAAGTGTGTTTCAGTATCTTTTGGTGTGATTATTGCTACCTTTAGAATTCAGAAAATTCAAACAATAAAGCGTGTTCAATAAAGTTTCCCTCAGGTCCCGCATATTTATTTCAATGATTGTCTTGGTGCTTTTAGCATCGGTATTAATTGCTGGGGTTACCATCTATCAATATGGAGAACAATCTAAAGATTATCATGAGGACCGTTTAGAGCGTAAAGAGGAGCAGATAAAGGAAAATATACGGTATACGTTGCAACGGACTACTTACGTAGCGACAACAGAAAATTTAGACCTTATTTTTAAAGATGAAATTTATCAAATAGCCGATGTGCTTAATGTAAATTTTAATATTTATGATTTAGAAGGCGGGTTAGTAAAAAGTTCTAGACCAAAATCGAAATTTCAGAACGATTCTATTTCGATGTGTTTGACACCAGAGGTTTTAAATAACCTAAAAAATAGTGCCAATTCTAGGTATTTAGAAGAGAAATCTGCCGCTGGAGATAAATACCAAGCCTCATACACCTACATTACCGATGGTAGGTTTAAACCTATCGGAATTCTAAATTTACCTTATTTTGAAGACAATTCATTTAACGATCATGAGCTAAAAGAGTTTTTACTGCGCTTAGGTGGTGTTTATCTTTTTATGTTGCTCATTGCTATTCTCTTATCCTATATTATTTCAAAATATATTACGAGGTCATTGCAAACAGTTTCTGATAAAATGAATACCACTTTTTTAACCAAACGGAATGAAAAAATTAGTGTGGGTAATCCTTCTGAAGAAGTAGGAAAGTTGATTAATGCCTATAATGCCATGATTGATGAACTGGAAATAAGCGCTGTAAAATTGGCAAAGAGTGAACGGGAACAAGCATGGCGAGAAATGGCAAAACAGGTAGCGCATGAAATTAAAAATCCGCTTACGCCCATGCGATTAACCGTACAGAGTTTTGAACGAAAGTTTGATCCTGCAGATCCTGAGGTTAAAAATAAATTAAAAGAATATTCAAAAACATTAATTCAGCAAATAGATACCATGAGTAATATTGCGGGTGCATTTTCTAATTTTGCCGAAATGCCTGCACAGCAAAATGAAACCCTTAATGTGGTTAAAATTGTAAAATTAGGATTAGATATTTTCAATGAAAGCTACATTCATTTTATTGCCGATGAAGAAGAAATTATTGCCAAATTAGATCGTACACAGCTAATTAGAGTGCTTACCAACTTGGTAAAAAATGCCATTCAGGCCGTACCGGAAGTGGAATCTCCAAGAATATTGGTAACCGTTTCATCGGAAGATAATTTTGTAAAAATTTCAGTTGCAGATAATGGAATTGGGATAAAAGATGAGTTTAAAGAAAAAATATTTGAACCAAAATTCACGACTAAATCTAGCGGAATGGGTCTTGGTTTAGGGATGGTTAAAACAATTGTTGAAACCTATAATGGGTCTATTGATCTTACCTCGCAACCGGGAAAAGGAACTGTTTTTACAGTGAAGTTTCCTAGGATAGTGTAATTTATATATAACTTCTTTTATCCGCTACAAAATATAGATTTATGAGCAGTTTTTGGAAAGCAGCCCCTTTAGAAAAAGTTATAAGGCATAAGATAGAGTATCATCAAGTAAAGGCAGAAAAGGTAAGACCAGGAAAAAGATTAAATATACAAGAAGCTAATGACTTATTTTTTGTTACAAATGAATCCATAAGCTTAACCTATTTTTGGACAAGCATATTTTTGGCGTCATTATTATTAGTTTTTTTTTTAATTATTCTTTTTACGCAAGATAATGTAGAATTAGAGGTATTTATTTTACCAATTTTCCCCTTTTTGATTGCACTTATTTTTCTAATGATTCATATAATGGCACCAGTTAAAGAAATAGTGTTAGATCGTTTAAATGGTAAAATCACCTATCCAAAAACTTTTATTGATAAAGAACATAGAACTATTGAGTTTGATTCTTTACATGTATATAGAACCTTAACTACCTCTGGTGATTTTGCTATAACAGGTGAAAAAATATTTATTAAAGACCGTAAATACAACTATACTTGGACTTTAGAATCTAATGAATGTTTAGAATATTGGAGTTTTATGGTGTGGTATATGGATAAAAACAGACCATTACCACCAGGTAGCGCTTTTGATCCATACCGTGAAAATGATTACTTAAGGCGTAAAGAAGAAGGTTTTCCTAAGCCCTTATACCCTAGTGGTGTTAACACTCCTGAAGCTAAACCTGCTTGGCAAAAAGAACGTAAGAAAATTGGTGGGTGGTAATTATTAATTATAACAAATAACATAAGGAACCATACACAACTGAGAACAAAAAAGAATACATTTTCAACACCTACAATTCCCCCTTTGAAGGGGGTGCCCGCAGGGTGGGGGATGTTAAAGTGGAACAACAACAGTAAGCTTAAAATTAGTAATTGAGATCAGCAGCGCTAAGCGGGCTAAGGGCATTTTAAATCGTCATTAAATGAAAATAAAAAAAAGATATGGTAAATATGGTGGGTATTTACCCCATTGTGTGGACAGAGATATTATTAGACGTATTAAAAAAGAAGAGGCAAATAATCCTGAATATTATATTCGAGTAGATGATAAGTTTTTCATATTAAATGAGGCACTCATAACTGATAGCTATAAACATATAGGATTTTTTATATATGGATTATTGTTATTTATTACTATTTTAAGGCTAGGTGCTGGTAAAGAAATAAATTTCTTTTTATCTTTTATTTTCTTTTTAATAGGCAGTTTATCAATTTTTTATTATCATAATCACCCAAAAAAAGAATTAATTTTAGATAGAATGAATGGGATGATCACGTTCCCAAATTATTTTTATTTCAAACCTTTCACCATGCCTTTTGAAGATTGCTTAGTAGCATGGTCCGTTAAAAATTCAGGGGTATCTCCTACAGCACCAAGATTATCATTATTACATCCTAATGGTTTTACAAGTACAGACGTTATGGGAGCAGATATTTTGGAAGATTGGTGTTTTATGAATTGGTATATGGATAAAAATAGGCCCTTACCTCCAGGTACTGCTTTTGATGAATACAGGTTGCAAGATTTTGAACGCAGAAAAGCTGAGGGTTTTCCTAAACCTTTAATTCCAGGTACATTTCACACACCAGAACGCACTCCATCTCAGCATAGACAACGTAAAGAAATTGGTGGTTGGTAAAATTGTATTACTTTTAAATATATAGCGTAAATACTACAATAAAATGACAAAACAGAGTTGGTGGAGGGAAGCTCCATTACCCTTTAAAATACTTACCTATCCAACAGAGGATAAGGTAACGAAATGGTTTGAGCAAGAAAGCGATAATAAAAAGGAAACATTTAATCAGGAACAATTTCAACTT encodes:
- a CDS encoding glycosyl hydrolase — protein: MTTNYLKNGMIMLLLCVLPLTAIAQKRKKSKQTTTQIPEALYSSLDYRLIGPFRGGRSAAVTGVPNQPNLFYFGATGGGVWKTTNGGRAWENISDGFFGGSIGAIEVSKSDPNVIYVGGGEKTLRGNVSSGYGVWKTENAGKTWTSVGLDKSRHVPRLRVHPTNSDIVYAAVLGNIYKPTQERGIYKSTDGGKNWKKTLFVNDQAGAVDLVFDPNNPRILYASTWRAERTPYSLSSGGDGSALWKSTDSGDTWSEISKNEGFPKDTVGIIGVTVSPKNSDRVWVIVENKEKGGLYRSDDGGKKWTQVNDERKLRQRAWYYTRIYADTEDEDVVYVLNVNYHKSSDGGKTFSTFNAPHGDHHDLWIAPENANRMIIGDDGGAQISYDGGETWSTYYNQPTAQFYRVTTDNSFPYRIYAAQQDNSTIRINHRSDGRSIDENDWEETAGGESAWIAVDPKNDDIVYGGSYDGFLTRVNHKTKTVRGINVWPDNPMGAGAEAMKYRFQWNFPIIFSKHNPKKLYTFSNHVHVSENEGQSWTLLSEDLTRNDPTKLGSSGGPITQDNTSVEYYCTIFAANESPLKEGLLWVGSDDGLVHVTKDGGASWSNVTPTNMPEWAMINSIEPSAFDAGTCYVAATRYKLGDFEPYLYKTTDYGKTWSKITNGISKEHFTRVVREDPKRKGLLYAGTETGMYISFDDGANWNPFQMNLPIVPITDLAIKDDNLIVATQGRSLWMIDDLTVLHQLNTSDKDKATILFQPKDSYRTKGRASKKPSKTAGQNHPNGVVTHFYLNTVNEKDSIALTYLSMKGDTLASFSNTAKDKDKKLELKKGGNTHVWDTRGKGAKKLDGMILWWANLEGAKAVPGAYQVSLSVNGKSSTEAFKILPDPRAEASVVAMQKQFDYITDINTTIDKAHTSIEKIRNITKQLDAFSKQYKGNEQTKVLLEKAKAMKEKFGAVEKALYQTQNRSGQDPLNFPIKLTNKLGHLNSLVAIDDFPPTAQDIVVKNELTAEINAQLSTFDALISKEIKGFNEEFNQLKLNYLFVEE
- a CDS encoding CopD family protein yields the protein MTELYGYIKALHLIFVITWFAGLFYVPRLFINHIEAALRPSPEKEILTKEFKLMTKRLWYIITWPSAILAILFAVWLLILFPAWLQQPWMHVKLGFVVLLIFYHLKNHQIFKQLQRDEIKYTSKFMRIWNEGATIILFAIVFLVVLKSTISWVYGVVGIIALGVLLMLGIKLYKRIRDKNPNA
- a CDS encoding PAS domain-containing sensor histidine kinase — its product is MIVLVLLASVLIAGVTIYQYGEQSKDYHEDRLERKEEQIKENIRYTLQRTTYVATTENLDLIFKDEIYQIADVLNVNFNIYDLEGGLVKSSRPKSKFQNDSISMCLTPEVLNNLKNSANSRYLEEKSAAGDKYQASYTYITDGRFKPIGILNLPYFEDNSFNDHELKEFLLRLGGVYLFMLLIAILLSYIISKYITRSLQTVSDKMNTTFLTKRNEKISVGNPSEEVGKLINAYNAMIDELEISAVKLAKSEREQAWREMAKQVAHEIKNPLTPMRLTVQSFERKFDPADPEVKNKLKEYSKTLIQQIDTMSNIAGAFSNFAEMPAQQNETLNVVKIVKLGLDIFNESYIHFIADEEEIIAKLDRTQLIRVLTNLVKNAIQAVPEVESPRILVTVSSEDNFVKISVADNGIGIKDEFKEKIFEPKFTTKSSGMGLGLGMVKTIVETYNGSIDLTSQPGKGTVFTVKFPRIV